The following DNA comes from Enterobacter sp. SA187.
TTCCAGCTGCTGGCGGAGATCCAATTCGAGTCCGGTTACCCGTACATCATGTATGAAGACACGGTTAACCGCGCCAACCCGATTGCCGGGCGCATCAACATGAGCAATCTGTGCTCGGAGATTTTGCAGGTCAACAGCGCGTCGGAATACGATGAAAACCTGGATTACGCGCAGACCGGGCGGGATATCTCCTGCAATCTGGGCTCGCTTAACATCGCCCATACCATGGACTCCCCTGATTTTGGCCGCACGGTGGAAACGGCGGTGCGCGGTCTGACGGCGGTGTCGGACATGAGCCATATCCGCTCGGTGCCATCCATTGAAAACGGCAATGCCGCATCCCACGCCATCGGCCTCGGGCAGATGAACCTGCACGGTTATCTGGCGCGGGAAGGCATACTCTATGGCAGCGAAGAAGGCATTGATTTCACCAATCTCTATTTTTACACCATCACCTGGCACGCGCTGCATACCTCAATGATGATCGCCCGCGAGCGTGGCCAGCGTTTTGCCGGATTTGAGCGCTCCCGCTACGCCAGCGGCGAATACTTCACGCCCTATCTGGAAGAAGAGTGGCAGCCGAAAACCGAAAAAGTGCGCACACTCTTTGCCCGCGCGGGCATTGTGCTGCCGACGCGCGCCATGTGGCAGCAGTTGCGCGACGATGTGATGCGCCACGGTATCTACAATCAAAATTTGCAGGCGGTGCCGCCGACCGGATCGATCTCCTATATCAACCATGCCACCTCCAGCATTCACCCGATTGTGTCGAAAATCGAGATCCGCAAAGAGGGTAAAACCGGGCGCGTGTACTACCCTGCCCCCTTTATGACCAATGACAATCTGGCGATGTATCAGGATGCCTACGAGATCGGGCCGGAAAAAATTATTGATACCTACGCCGCCGCCACGCGCCATGTCGATCAGGGGCTGTCGCTGACGCTGTTCTTCCCGGATACCGCCACCACGCGCGACATCAATCGCGCACAGATTTATGCGTGGAAGAAAGGCATCAAGACGCTGTATTACATCCGCCTGCGCCAGCTGGCGCTGGAAGGCACCGAAATTGAAGGCTGCGTGTCATGCGCGCTGTAAGGAGAAAAGGATGAGCCGTTTATCCCGCGTCAGTGCGGTTAACTGGAACAAGATCCAGGACGATAAAGATCTGGAAGTGTGGAACCGCCTGACCAGCAATTTCTGGCTGCCGGAGAAAGTGCCGTTGTCTAACGACATTCCCGCCTGGCAGACGCTGAACCAGGCCGAGCAGCAGCTTACCATCCGCGTGTTTACCGGCCTGACGCTGCTCGATACCATCCAGAATACCGTGGGCGCGCCGGCGCTGATGGCGGATGCGCTGACGCCCCATGAAGAGGCGGTGTTGTCGAACGTCAGCTTTATGGAGGCGGTACATGCCCGCTCTTACAGCTCGATTTTCTCGACGCTGTGTCAGACCAAAGATGTCGATGCCGCCTATGCCTGGAGCGAGGAAAACGCGCCGCTGCAACGCAAAGCACAGCTGATCCTCGAGCAGTACGCCGCCGATGCGCCGCTGAAGAAGAAAATCGCCAGCGTCTTTCTGGAATCCTTCCTGTTTTATTCCGGCTTCTGGCTGCCGATGTATTTTTCCAGCCGCGGCAAGCTGACCAATACCGCCGATCTTATCCGGCTGATTATCCGTGACGAAGCGGTACACGGTTATTACATCGGTTATAAATACCAGAAGGGCCTCGAAAAAGTCGACGAAACAGAGCGCGAGTCGTTAAAGCTTTTTGCGCTGGATCTGCTGATGGATCTCTACGACAACGAGCTGGCCTATACCGCGGATTTATACGGCGGCACCGGCCTTGAAGCGGATGTGCAGGCTTTTCTTTGTTACAACGCTAACAAGGCGCTGATGAACCTCGGCTATGAAGCATTGTTCCCGCCGGAAATGGCTGATGTGAATCCGGCGATCCTTGCGGCGCTGTCGCCCAACGGCGATGAAAACCATGACTTTTTCTCCGGTTCAGGCTCGTCTTATGTGATGGGTAAAGCGGTGGAAACCACCGACGAAGACTGGGATTTTTAATCCTCTCCTCTCCGGGAAATATTTCCGTATTTCCCGGATGGATATTTCATAATATTTCCGTTTTCATCACACGAATATTTCCCTGTGAACTACACTGCTCCCAACTAATTCCTTTCACCTGAAGCTTCCCGTTTCAGGTACCATTTCACGTGCTTTTCAAAAAAAATATCACTTTGTAAGACTCGCTCTCAGCCCTTATATCATGGGAAATGCCGCCAGATGCGCTTCGGCAATTTCCGTGCCAGCTGGCATTTGAGGGTTGTCACAGAATCTGAGTATGTTAGGGTATAGCCCGCTCATTATTTCCATCAGGAACTGTATTGATATAAATAAATAACGGGAACTCATTTATTGCATGGCAATTAAACTCGAAATTAAAAATCTCTATAAAATATTTGGTGAGCATCCACAGCGAGCTTTCAAATATATCGAAAAAGGATTTTCGAAAGAACAGATACTGGAAAAAACAGGGCTATCGCTTGGCGTCATTGACGCCAGTCTGGCCATTGAAGAAGGCGAGATTTTCGTCATCATGGGATTATCTGGTTCAGGTAAATCGACCATGGTTCGCCTTCTCAATCGCCTGATTGAACCCACCCGCGGGCAGGTGCTGATTGACGGCGAAGACATCGCCAAAATATCAGACGCCGCACTCCGCGAGGTGCGCAGGAAAAAGATCGCGATGGTCTTCCAGTCATTTGCGCTGATGCCGCATATGACGGTACTGGATAATACCGCCTTCGGTATGGAATTAGCGGGCGTGCCCGCCGCTGAACGCCAGACCAAAGCGCTGGACGCGTTGCGTCAGGTGGGGCTGGAAAATTATGCCCATTCGTATCCGGATGAACTCTCTGGCGGTATGCGTCAGCGTGTCGGTCTGGCGCGCGCATTAGCCATTAATCCTGATATTTTATTAATGGACGAGGCCTTCTCAGCGCTCGATCCGCTTATCCGCACGGAAATGCAGGATGAGCTGGTAAAATTACAGGCGAAACATCAGCGTACCATTGTCTTTATTTCCCACGATCTGGATGAAGCCATGCGTATCGGCGATCGCATTGCCATTATGCAAAATGGCAAAGTGGTGCAGGTCGGTACGCCCGATGAAATTCTCAATAATCCGGCCAATGATTATGTCCGCACCTTCTTCCGCGGCGTGGATATTAGTCAGGTGTTCAGCGCCAAAGATATTGCCCGTCGTACTCAGGCGGGTCTGATCCGTAAAACGCCTGGTTTCGGCCCGCGCTCGGCGCTGAAATTATTGCAGGATGAAGATCGTGATTACGGTTACGTCATCGAGCGCGGAAATAAATTTGTCGGCATTGTCTCTGTTGATTCCCTGAAAACGGCGCTGAGCCAGAATCTGGGTATCGATGCGGCGTTACTGGAGTCCCCCGCTGCGGTGGAAGCCGAAACGCCGCTCAGCGAACTGCTCTCCCTTGTCGGACAGGCGCCCTGCGCCGTACCGGTAGTGGGTGAGGAGCAACAGTATATGGGCAGCATCTCCAAAGGTGCGCTGCTCAGGGCTTTAGATCGCGATGGGGTGAACAATGGCTGATCAATCTAATCCGTGGGGCAGCGAACCGGCTGCCGACAGCGCCGCACAGTCCGCAGATGCATGGGGCAGCCCGTCAGGGGCGCCAGCCGATGGCGGCGGTACAGACTGGCTTTCCAGCGCGCCGCCTGCGCCGGAGCATTTCAATATTATGGATCCCTTCCATAAGTCGCTGATCCCACTCGACAGCTGGGTGACGCAGGGTATCGACTGGGTGGTGGTGCATTTCCGCCCGCTGTTCCAGGGCATTCGCGTGCCGGTGGATTATATCCTCAGCGCCTTCCAGCAATTGCTGCTGGGTATGCCTGCGCCGGTGGCGATTGTTATTTTCGCGCTGATCGCCTGGCAGATGTCGAGCCTCAGCATGGGCGTGGCGACGCTGATTTCATTAGTTGCCATCGGCGCTATCGGCGCCTGGTCGCAGGCGATGATCACCCTGGCGCTGGTGCTGACCGCGCTGCTGTTCTGCATGATCATCGGCCTGCCGCTGGGGATCTGGCTGGCGCGCAGTCAGCGGGCGGCGAAGATCATTCGCCCGCTGCTGGACGCCATGCAGACCACACCGGCGTTCGTGTATCTGGTGCCTATCGTCATGCTGTTCGGTATCGGTAACGTGCCCGGCGTGGTGGTGACCATTATCTTCGCCCTGCCGCCGATTGTGCGTCTGACAATCCTCGGCATTAACCAGGTACCGGCGGATCTGATCGAAGCTTCGCGCTCTTTCGGCGCCAGCCCGCGGCAGATGCTGTTCAAAGTTCAGCTACCGCTGGCGATGCCCACCATTATGGCGGGCGTGAACCAGACGCTGATGCTGGCCCTTTCCATGGTGGTGATCGCCTCGATGATCGCCGTTGGCGGGTTGGGTCAGATGGTGCTGCGCGGTATCGGTCGTCTTGATATGGGCCTGGCCACCGTCGGCGGCGTC
Coding sequences within:
- the proV gene encoding glycine betaine/L-proline ABC transporter ATP-binding protein ProV; this encodes MAIKLEIKNLYKIFGEHPQRAFKYIEKGFSKEQILEKTGLSLGVIDASLAIEEGEIFVIMGLSGSGKSTMVRLLNRLIEPTRGQVLIDGEDIAKISDAALREVRRKKIAMVFQSFALMPHMTVLDNTAFGMELAGVPAAERQTKALDALRQVGLENYAHSYPDELSGGMRQRVGLARALAINPDILLMDEAFSALDPLIRTEMQDELVKLQAKHQRTIVFISHDLDEAMRIGDRIAIMQNGKVVQVGTPDEILNNPANDYVRTFFRGVDISQVFSAKDIARRTQAGLIRKTPGFGPRSALKLLQDEDRDYGYVIERGNKFVGIVSVDSLKTALSQNLGIDAALLESPAAVEAETPLSELLSLVGQAPCAVPVVGEEQQYMGSISKGALLRALDRDGVNNG
- the nrdF gene encoding class 1b ribonucleoside-diphosphate reductase subunit beta; this encodes MSRLSRVSAVNWNKIQDDKDLEVWNRLTSNFWLPEKVPLSNDIPAWQTLNQAEQQLTIRVFTGLTLLDTIQNTVGAPALMADALTPHEEAVLSNVSFMEAVHARSYSSIFSTLCQTKDVDAAYAWSEENAPLQRKAQLILEQYAADAPLKKKIASVFLESFLFYSGFWLPMYFSSRGKLTNTADLIRLIIRDEAVHGYYIGYKYQKGLEKVDETERESLKLFALDLLMDLYDNELAYTADLYGGTGLEADVQAFLCYNANKALMNLGYEALFPPEMADVNPAILAALSPNGDENHDFFSGSGSSYVMGKAVETTDEDWDF
- the proW gene encoding glycine betaine/L-proline ABC transporter permease ProW is translated as MADQSNPWGSEPAADSAAQSADAWGSPSGAPADGGGTDWLSSAPPAPEHFNIMDPFHKSLIPLDSWVTQGIDWVVVHFRPLFQGIRVPVDYILSAFQQLLLGMPAPVAIVIFALIAWQMSSLSMGVATLISLVAIGAIGAWSQAMITLALVLTALLFCMIIGLPLGIWLARSQRAAKIIRPLLDAMQTTPAFVYLVPIVMLFGIGNVPGVVVTIIFALPPIVRLTILGINQVPADLIEASRSFGASPRQMLFKVQLPLAMPTIMAGVNQTLMLALSMVVIASMIAVGGLGQMVLRGIGRLDMGLATVGGVGIVILAIILDRLTQAVGRDSRSRGNRRWYQTGPLGLLTRPFSK
- the nrdE gene encoding class 1b ribonucleoside-diphosphate reductase subunit alpha, whose product is MATTTAERVMQASTDYHALNAMLNLYDKAGRIQFEKDHQAVDAFYTAHVLPNTVTFADQNSRLDYLVAEGYYDDSVLARYDRAFVIGLFETAHASGFRFQTFLGAWKYYTSYTLKTFDGKRYLEHFEDRVVMVALTLAQGDEQLAQQLTQEILAGRFQPATPTFLNCGKMQRGELVSCFLLRIEDNMESIGRAVNSALQLSKRGGGVAFLLSNLREAGAPIKRIENQSSGVIPVMKMLEDAFSYANQLGARQGAGAVYLHAHHPDILRFLDTKRENADEKIRIKTLSLGVVIPDITFQLAKDNAQMALFSPYDVARIYGKPFGDVAISEHYHEMVADDRIRKTYINARDFFQLLAEIQFESGYPYIMYEDTVNRANPIAGRINMSNLCSEILQVNSASEYDENLDYAQTGRDISCNLGSLNIAHTMDSPDFGRTVETAVRGLTAVSDMSHIRSVPSIENGNAASHAIGLGQMNLHGYLAREGILYGSEEGIDFTNLYFYTITWHALHTSMMIARERGQRFAGFERSRYASGEYFTPYLEEEWQPKTEKVRTLFARAGIVLPTRAMWQQLRDDVMRHGIYNQNLQAVPPTGSISYINHATSSIHPIVSKIEIRKEGKTGRVYYPAPFMTNDNLAMYQDAYEIGPEKIIDTYAAATRHVDQGLSLTLFFPDTATTRDINRAQIYAWKKGIKTLYYIRLRQLALEGTEIEGCVSCAL